One region of Mycolicibacterium rhodesiae NBB3 genomic DNA includes:
- the mshC gene encoding cysteine--1-D-myo-inosityl 2-amino-2-deoxy-alpha-D-glucopyranoside ligase, translating to MKSWPAPTLPALDGRGPQLRLYDSADGQVRPVSAGQTATMYVCGITPYDATHLGHAATYLTFDLVHRVWLDSGHQVHYVQNITDVDDPLFERAERDGIDWRELGDRETELFREDMAALRVLPPHDYVAATEAIAEVIEIVEKLLAAGSAYIADDAEYPDVYFRADATPQFGYESGYDHDTMMRLFAERGGDPDRPGKGDPLDALLWRVQRPGEPSWPSPFGAGRPGWHVECAAIALSRIGTGLDIQGGGSDLIFPHHEFSAAHAESATGERRFARHYVHAGMIGWEGHKMSKSRGNLVLVSALRADGVDPSAIRLGLFAGHYRADRSWSPAVLAEANDRLQRWRDAVALPAGPDAGDVVARVRRYLADDLDTPKALAALDGWATDALTYGGHDAGAPKAVATAVDALLGIEL from the coding sequence ATGAAATCGTGGCCGGCGCCGACCCTCCCGGCGCTCGACGGCCGCGGTCCGCAGCTGCGCCTCTACGACAGCGCAGACGGGCAGGTCCGCCCGGTATCCGCCGGTCAGACGGCCACGATGTACGTCTGCGGCATCACCCCGTACGACGCCACCCATCTGGGTCACGCCGCCACCTACCTGACGTTCGATCTGGTCCACCGGGTGTGGCTGGACTCCGGCCACCAGGTGCACTACGTGCAGAACATCACCGACGTGGACGATCCGCTTTTCGAGCGGGCGGAGCGCGACGGCATCGACTGGCGCGAACTGGGCGACAGGGAGACCGAACTCTTCCGCGAGGACATGGCGGCCCTTCGGGTGCTCCCGCCGCACGACTACGTCGCGGCCACCGAGGCGATCGCCGAGGTCATCGAGATTGTCGAGAAGCTGCTGGCCGCGGGGTCGGCCTACATCGCCGATGATGCCGAATATCCCGATGTGTACTTCCGCGCAGACGCCACGCCGCAATTCGGCTATGAGTCGGGATACGACCACGACACGATGATGCGGTTGTTCGCCGAACGCGGTGGCGACCCCGACCGTCCCGGTAAGGGCGATCCGCTGGACGCGTTGTTGTGGCGGGTGCAGCGGCCCGGCGAGCCCAGCTGGCCGTCGCCGTTCGGGGCCGGGCGGCCAGGCTGGCACGTCGAATGCGCCGCGATCGCGTTGAGCCGCATCGGCACCGGCCTGGACATCCAGGGTGGCGGCAGCGACCTGATCTTCCCGCACCACGAGTTCTCGGCCGCCCACGCCGAATCTGCCACGGGGGAGCGGCGATTCGCCCGCCACTACGTGCACGCGGGCATGATCGGGTGGGAGGGCCACAAGATGAGCAAGAGCCGGGGGAACCTGGTGCTCGTCTCCGCGCTGCGCGCCGACGGCGTCGACCCTTCGGCGATCCGGCTGGGGCTGTTCGCCGGCCACTACCGCGCCGACCGCTCGTGGAGCCCGGCGGTTCTCGCTGAGGCCAACGACCGGCTGCAGCGCTGGCGCGACGCGGTCGCCCTGCCGGCCGGGCCCGACGCGGGCGATGTGGTGGCCCGGGTCCGCCGCTACCTGGCAGACGATCTCGATACCCCGAAAGCGCTTGCCGCGCTGGATGGCTGGGCCACCGATGCGCTCACGTACGGAGGTCACGACGCCGGCGCGCCGAAGGCGGTGGCGACTGCGGTCGACGCGCTGCTCGGTATCGAGCTGTAG